The Gossypium hirsutum isolate 1008001.06 chromosome D02, Gossypium_hirsutum_v2.1, whole genome shotgun sequence region AAAAAAGACTATGCCCAAGAAAATACGAGCCTAAGGAGATTACTCCCCAGAGTTTTGTTTGAACAATAAAAGTTTGTCAAGTGTACGGGGAAATTGTGGGAGACTTAATTGTCTTTAAGACCACGCTGAACGTAAAACACCACAAAGACATAGAACAAGCCAACTAAACAAATCATCACAGTAGCATGGTTGGTCACTCCCTAACAAGAGTCAATTAGGTTGATTTGACCCTCCCAATGATTGGTCAACAGTAAGGAAAACCTTCGTCAAGTTTTATTTTACCTACCTTGGGTTTGGTAGAAAAATTAGGGGGACTGAGAGTATATTTACGGGGAGGGGATATTTTAGATGATTTTTCTATCTACTTAATCTTCAGATTCTTCCTTCTAACCTCaacattctcttcttctttttcgttAAAATCAAAATAAGATCTCGTTTAATGAGTAGATGATTCTACCTTCTAGTAAGTCTTACAATATTGTATGTTACGTTATCGGAAAAAAGAGTGCTCAAGAAGGCTCTACTTGGGGATCGCATGTAGTTGAAATGTTATTAAAATGTCTGTAATAAGATTCTAATGGAAATCTTATATTCTTTTAAGCAATTGCTACTGGATTGGGAAGATAGACGAAATAGAAACTCCAGGTTGAAGTAAAGGTAAGTCTCTGACGAGTCTCTAAACCTGACTTCTACATGTCATGTAATTATGTGTGTGTGTTTTCTAAGAAGTATCTATAAATATGTAAATGAGGTGAACAATGTGAGGCAAAATATGATGTTGTGTGATATAAGTTGTTGTTGGCGTGTGTGAGGTCATTGCCTAATACTTTCCTGTTATATGATTCTTGTACCTGGAAAATCTGAGTTATGTAAAAAAAGTGAGACAAAGAGATACATTTGTGTAGCCTCCGGTAGAGATGGTATATTGCTGACCAGACAAGCACTGTGAAAACAAAGATTTATTGTGTAGCCTCCAGTAGGGCAGCTATAATGCTAATCGGACTGGTAGATCACTAAATAAAGTTGTGGAAAGTCCATGGTCATTGCATCATATGATAATACGCCAAGAGGGCATGAAGGTATAAAACCATATTGGGGAAGCCCCATGGTATCCGCAATGATGGCCCGCTGGGACACTAAACACAAATTCTctggaaagcctttgtggtgaattCTCTATAAGGCTTTTGTAGCGAACTCTCTGTAAAACCGTTATGGTGTACTATTCAGAAAGCCTTAGGGACAGAGGAATCTGGGGAATACTTGTGGCAAGTTTTTTGAAAGGTCAGTATTGTGAATTCTGTAATGCCTAAATGGCGAGTTGTTATTCCACCCTTGTGGTAAAACTTGAGCATACCTACGAGGCATTATGTAAAAGATTTCTTGGTAGTGAACCTATTTAATGACTCCACTATAGTGATTTGTAATGACAGAAAACTTGGGGTATTTAGAATATTGGTGGTGCAAGTGTTTGCCAAACTTGAAATTTCTTAGGTTTGGTATTAAAGTCATCTGGGATTATATAGcttgaattaaaaatttatattcttcAAAGCAAGTTGGTTTTCTGGACTAATCTGAAAATACGATGTAACTCCTAATAATTGTTGGTTCTTGTACAAGAATACATCAAGAGTACCATCTATCGAGTATAATTCTGAGAAGTGTATCCAACTACTATTTGCAAAGAAATTACGTAATAGGATTCGAAATATGGTGTGTAGTCTATGATCCGCCAATTGAGTGAAATGTGTAAAATATGGTTAATAGTAGATATGGCGTTTGGTTATCTGCCAATTAAGAAGTAAAAGAGTACCCGCCAAGGTTTGAAAGGAAGTCCAAAATCTTAAAGTTAAGGATTTCAGCAGTAACATTAAAAAGGTAATATTGGTTGAGATTCATTAGGTTTCATTGAACTTGTGTGTGTTTATTTGCTATGCAGGTTAGTAAGTTTGCACTAGTTCGCCTGAAGAGACCAAACTAGGATGTGCCATAGTGGCAAATGGAGGGTGATGTTATGCATACAGAAGGAGacttttaaaaacatgttttcaATTGAAAAATAGTAATACACAATATGAATATTTCTGTTTAATCAAACATTTATGTTGTAATGCTTTATACTATCTTTGAAAGTTAGGGATGGACGATAAATGTTTTATTCAACCCTTTTGTCTTAGAaaggattttaaataaataagaggTACATTCAATATAGTTTTCGCAgattgtaaaatttttttaagtatgtAAGTATTATGACATTTTATATTCAGATTCGGTAAATCAGGtcagtaaagggtgttacaagttaatTGGTATCAAAACTTTCGATTTAGCAGATCCTCTAGAAGTTAAATGGGAGTCAGCCCTGTATGCATAATATGTCGGACCTGGCTTAATTCCTTAGGTAACTTAAAAGGCTTTTGTATGGTGAATACTTTTGTATATTATTAGTATTGTGGAAAGTGAGACGGTTGAAACAAATGTGATAATGTCTTTGCTAAGAAGTGGAAAATAATACAAATTGAACAAAGAAATTaaatacaagaaaagaaaagggtcttCAATTTCCTTTCTCAGTTGGCTGGTCAATTGGTTCTGTGGGGACTTCCTCTATGTGGGGGCGTTGTCTGGGGACCTCTTCAAGGTCAATTGAATCTTCTAAATCTTCCCCCTATTTTTAGTTCACTTGGAGTGAAGAAATTGGTTGACTGTTTCCATTCCCTCTAGAATTGTTCCCACTCTTTGCCCTCAAGATTGTAAATCTTGAAGTTTAAGGAATCAGAGCTGACCTTCTGTAGACAATTGAAGTCCACCCAACTCAGACTGAGAGAACCCACAACAATTTGGCCTTGAAAGACTAGGTTGGATCATAACATGGGCAAGGCCTTTGCTAGATTCTTTTTAGTGTCATTCTAGTATTTCTTCAGATCTTCCTTATTGGTTTGGTGTAGACGCTCCAACTCGGATAAGCATTTTTGGTCTACAGATTTCAACTTTTCCTCCCAAGAGGACTCTCTAGCCTTTAGCAGTTTGATCTCTTCCCCCATCTGTTTCGCCCGACTTTCTAAATTTACATACTTCATCTTCCAAGCAAAAAGACAAGAGTCAATATCTTTATTTTGGCTGAGGGCTACCTCATGAGCCTGTTCAACTAGGGACTGCTCaccattttaacattattttgatTACAAGTCTCCTGTAGGGCCGAACTCATAAGCTCGTATGCAACATCTAAAGCTTGGGAGGACTTGGCCAGTACTAAAAGTGGAGAtaattaaggattttaagaaagaaaaaagatgagAGCCTCTTTCACCTACTATGGCAAGATGTTGTTTTGCTGTTGATGAATGATGCCTAGTGAGAAGTGAGGTTTCCCTGACCTTAAGAGGTCCCATCATGGGGAAAGTTCATCTACTTTGCCAGTTGAAACATTGTGTGGCATAGAACCAAGAGAAGCCTCTGACTGGTTTTGGCGTGTTGCTTCTAGGGGATTTCAGCTATAAAAAGCTCAGCAGCGTAGACTGGAGAGTCTACCGAGTTGGCGGACTCCACTGGTTAAGATGGAGGCAAGACAGGAACAGAAGGAGTGTTGGCTTTTGGGGAGCAGACCCTTTTCTAAGTTTACATCGAGTTAGTTGTGGGTAGACACTATCTTTTGTATGTTAGGTGCTCCCTTCCATACTTGGCCTCTTTTGAGTTCTCCAATCAGTCATTGTTCTAGATAGGGCACCAATAGAACCCTCATTCTCGTGAACCTCATCTAATAAATATAAGACATCCATATTGGTTGCTAGAGCGAGCGTAGAGGTATGAAAATTGAAAGTAGACCTTGCAGCATCAACAAGAGAATTAGCATGACTAGGTGAATGAATGGAAGACGTGCCATGACAAATGATATTCTAATGGCGTGGACGTAGCCCACAATGAttgtagaaaaagaaagaaggctCCCTCGTCCTCCCTATTAATATCTGTGCCAAATCATCGTCAGTGTGGTAAGGCTGGGCCCTCTCAACAGAAAGGACATTGTGGGAGTCCAACCAAAGTAAAAGAACATTTGCCAGATTACCGTTGGGACTCATCCCTTGTAGACAGTACTGGAAGACCTTCGGGCAATAACAATCTCCCCAACTCTAGGATATGCCCCTTCCTTAGCCGTTTATATTGTTTCCAAGTGACCTCGAAATCAACATGCTGGCTTTGTTGGAAAATATCCTCATGGGTTAGGGACCATAATGTGAGAAAGCCAAAACCAGTTTCAAGTTTACAGGTGACCTTTACAAACTTGTTCTCTTTAAGATAGAGGTTTGAGGCCTAGTTTTGAATTATGGGCTCAAAACATTGGCGTTTACTGGAGTGGGTCATTCCAACCAAGGGACCCTGcctttttattttcaagtgataGATCTTCTGGAAAACACCAAGAATGGGTGGCTCGTTGTGCAAACAACAGTCAATGAAATAAGCCACCAATGTCTACCAAGAAATGGCGGGGAGTTGCCCTGGTTCAATACCATACTCGTTGAGCACAAAGCAAAAGAAAGCGTGTAGAGGCAAATGGAAATCGGCCTCGAGTAGAAAGAGGGGAAGAATAAATCCTATGGTGTTTTCACTCTGGTGACATACTCCTCTAACTAAAGGAAGTCAAAGGAGAAGTTTGGACAGAGGATGGCTTTAGCCCCTAAGTAATGAGACAATTCCTCCTCGATTGTGTTGCATTCATACATGGGAGCCAAAACACGATGAGTACCATTGAGACCTTTAAGTTTGATCACGATAGTGTTTCGGGGACTGATGTTTCTAGTACTTTGGGTAGGACCACCACAGGTAGTTATTctaaccatttttgaataaaatgaaaagagaaaagaaagggattACCTCTGAAGGAAAtgtgaatttatgaaaaaaaaagtaagaaagCTTTAACAGAAAATTAATCTAGCGCTCTGATGATACAGTAAAGTATTTGAAAAGGTGTTCAATCTCAATATTTGTAAAGAACAAAGTGTctataaaaagttttaaaatttaagccAACTATTCAAATTCTTCTATCACAACATGAAACTTGTCAAGGTTAAGGCCACGAGACATTTGAAAACATGGGAGTACCCGCCAATTATTGCCCACGAGCCTAGAATCTACCAACCGAGACTGATTGATTACACTCACACCAGTTTGGATCTCTAGGGTGTACATCATAGATGAGACGTCTGTTATGAATATGTTTGGGAATTTTCCCAAGCAGTATAATATGTCTGGTCCAGGGAGTTGGCCATGCATCATTAGTAATAGGGATTTCCAAGTAGgtaaaaattttgaggacaaaatttcttgaAGGATGAGAGAGTTGTTACACCCCCAAATTCGGTAAATTCAAAAAGATAAGTAAGGTATGCATGATAATTCTGTTTCGGTGCATTATGATAGCATAATCTGCCACTTAGCTAGTAAGGTATGTTTTCTGAGAAGTATCTACAAACATGTTAATGAGGTGAAGAATGTGCGACAAGATATGACGTTGTGTGATATAAGTTGTTGTTGTTGGCGTGTGTATGGTCATTGCTTAATACTTTCTTGTTATATGATTCTAGTActtgaaaattttgagttatgtaaaAAAGGTGAGAAAGAGATTCGTTTTTTTAGCCTACGATAGGGCAGGTGTACTGTTGACCGAATAGGTAGATCACAGTGAAAACGAAGATTTATTATGTAGCCTCTAATAAGGCATCTGTAATGCTAGCCAGACTGGCAGATCACTAAATAAAGTTGTGGAAAGTCCATGGTCATGGCATTATATGATAATATGCCAAGATGGCGTAAAGGTATAATACCATGTAGGAGAAGCCTTATGGCATGCACAAAGATGGTCCGCCGGGGTAGTAAACACATTAtctggaaagcctttgtggcaaattcTCTATAAGGCTTTTGTGGCGAACTCTCTGTAAAACCATCGTGGTGTACTATTCAGAAAGCCTTAGTGGCAGAGTAATATGGCGAATACTTGTGGCAAGTTTTCTAGAAGGTCGGTATTGCGAATTCTGCAATTCCTAAATGATAAGTTGTTACTCTACCCTTGTGGTAATACCTGGGCATGCTTACGAGGCATTATCTGAAAGAGTTCCTAGCAATGAACCCATTTAATGATTCTGCCATGGTGATCCATCATGACAAGGAACTTAGGGTATTTGGAATATTGGTGGTACAAGTTTTCCGCCAAACTTGAAATTTCTTAGGTTCGGTATTGAAGTCATTTAGGATTCTATCACAtgaattaaaacattatattcTACAAAGCAAGTTTGGTTGGCTAAACTGATTTGAAAATACGATATAACTATTGTCCTGATAATTTCTGGTTCTTGTACAGGAATATGTCAATAGTAGCATCCGTTGAGTATAATTCTAAGAAGTGTATCCAACTACTATTTGCAAAGAAATTGCGTAACGGGATTTGAAATATGGTGTGTAGTCTGTGATCTGCCAATTGAGTGAAATGTGTAAAATATGGTTAATAGCAGATATTGGCGTATGGTTATCTACCAACTAAGAAACAGAAGAGTATCTGCCAAGGTTTGAAAGGAAGTCCAGAATCTTAAAGTTAAGGATTTCAGTAGTAACGTTAAAAATGTAATATTGGTTTAGATTCATTAGGTTCCATTGAACTTGTGGGTGTTTATTTGCCATGCAGGTTCGTAGGTTTGCACTAGTTCGCCTAAGGGGACCAAACCAGGGATGCGCCATAGAGGCAGATGGAGGGCAATGCTATGCATACAGAGGGGCACTTTTAGAAACATGATTTCAAATGACAAATAGTAATACACGCTACGAATATGTTTGTTTAATCCAACATTTAAGTTGTCAGgctttatactatttttgaaaGTCTGGGATGAACAATAAATGTTTCATTCAACGCTTTTGTCTTAGAaaggattttaaataaataaaaggtacaTACAATATGATTTTCGTAGActgtaaaattttgttaagtatgtaaGTATTGTGGCATCTTATATTCGGATCCGATAAATAGGatcgggtataaggtgttacaaatCACTTCAAACTCATTGGATTTAGAACTGAATTAATTCATGTACTAACAAAGATATACTacactcaaaatcattaaaagtttATGCTTTTGTcaatcaactttaaaaaattaaaaaatggctATTAAATTATTCAGATGTTTTCATATAAGGCActgatttatttaaaaaaatttatttaagttaaaagttttaaagtttttttttaaaaagcccCACTAGTGAGCTCTAAGCGGTGATTTGATAATCGGTATAATAGATCAATACCCATCGACGAGTAGAAAAATATAACTCAAATCCAAGTCAATCTAATGGTTAGTATCAAAgatcgaaaaaaaaatttatttaaattttgattcgcAAATTCATGACATTCAAatgtatttcatgaaaaaaattgaattgtaaagagagaaagaaaaagaacttTTGACATATGCAAATGATGcaacaatgattttaacattttaatgacttaaattaatgattattttataattttttgaaattgaattatgaaaatataaactaatagtttagtgatgtAATTTACCCACAAACAAATAATATGGAAAGTGTATGGAAAGTGTTGGGGAAAATAAAAAGGGAGAAGGGCAAAAATATTCAACTTCACTAATTACTTCCACTCTGTAGCTTCAAATTATACATCAATTTATCAACCAAAAATAGGGAAAGCAGCAATTTTACATTGATAGAAACATTATTCTAATAAACATAAAACACAAACATATTCACCCTTTATGGCATGTTAGTATTACATTCCGATACCCAAAACCTTGGTTAGAAAATTATTACagatttctatgttttcgtaGGACGGTAAAAGTCCATGAGCATGATTGATTAGCAGTTGAGCATCAAAAGGTGAGGAGGCTTGGCCTTTGGGCAGACTGTGGTGGATTGGTGAGCATGTGTACAACTTCTCTCATGGATGGCCTTGCAGTGCTCTCATCCTCAACGCACATCATGGCTACCTTGAACAGATGGTTAACTGCCGTCACTGGATATTCACTTAGCCTGGGATCTAAAATCGCCAACACTGAAGCAGGATCAGAGGGTTGGGGTTGTTCTGATGTCATCTTCCTCACCCACCTCACAATGTCCACCCCATCTCCAAACTCCCCAACTGGTTTTCTTCCTGCTATCAGCTCCAGCAGCACAACACCGAAACTGTACACGTCGCTTTTCTCATCAACCCTCAATGTGTAGGCGTACTCTGTTGTTTAACATCACAACAAAGCCAATGCTAGTTAGACATTAACTATAATACTGTTTTTTCTTCGATAATTTCATATAAGTACAAACCTGGGGCGATGTAGCCGTAGGAACCAGCAATGGAGGACATGCACTCGGAAGCACCAGCGTCCTGCAAGAACTTAGCCAGCCCAAAATCCGCTACATGAGCTTCATAGTCTTCACCAAGCAATATGTTATTGGACTTCACATCCCTGTGTATAATCAGAGGAGAGCAATCATGGTGAAGATAACACAGTCCCCTGGCAGCTTCCAGGGCAATCGTATACCTTCTCTCCCATTGCAAATGTGCACCCTTTGGCCCATGCAACATTTCTCCTAAGCTCCCATTAGGCATATATTCATACAACAACAGATTCGTGTCTTTATTCGAAACATAACCCAACAATCTCACGATGTTACGATGCCTAATTCGACCCAGAGTTTGAATCTCTGCCGAGAATCCACTATCGTTTCTTCCGCCCACCAATCTTTTAATCGCAACATCGAGACCATCCGGCATTGAACCGCGGTAGACAATCCCAGCTCCACCTTTGCCTATAACATTCTCATTCTTCAAGCACTCCAGCACGTCCTCAGCTTTGAAATCCAGCCTTTGGAATGCAGTAAGCTTCCAGGCTCGTGATTTTTGAAGCCTCTTCCTTCTAATTCTGTAAACCGTGATGATTATCAGTAGCAAAGCTGTCATAAACGTAATGATTGTGATTATGAGCTTTGAAGCAGTGAAGGATACTGCGTGACCATGACCTGAACCTCTAGTTTGGTTTCCCAAAGATGGGCAATTGACGTGACGAGGACAGAGATTGAGGTTTCCAGTAAACGAGCTATCATTGAAGACTAAAAATTGGCCGCCAATGGGAATTCTGCCCACCAAATAGTTATACGAGAGATCAAGAGTTGTGAGGCTTATCATGTTACGGATTTCAGCCGGAATTTCACCAGTTAGCTGGTTCCTTGAAAAATTGAGAATGCTTAAATCTTTGAGCTCGTCGATTCCGTCGGGAATTTCACCAGTGAAACTGTTCCGACTGAAATCAATGGAAGTAAGAGAAGTGCATCGAGAGATGGAAGGTGGGATTTCACCAGTAATATTGTTGTCACTGATGTTCATCTTTGAAAGAAATTTGATATTAAAGATCTCTCCGGGGATTTCACCTGAAAACTTGTTCATTTCAAGAGACAAAACTTGTAAACTCCGCAAATTGCCTATTGCCGGAGGAATTTTGCCACTGATCcaattgtttgaaatttttaacTGACCAAGCGAAGCACCCGACATCTGTGATGGAAGTTCACCGGAGAAGAAATTGCCGCCTAACTCCATAATACTCAGCAATGGCAAGTTGAAAATCCCAGCTGGAATCGTCCCATTGAGAAGGTTTTTCATGATACGAATCTTGGTAAGAGACTTGCAGTTGCCAAGTTCTTCAGGGAGTGGACCAAAGAAGAAATTTTCCATCATAATCAACGTCTCCAACCTCCCCCCCTTGCATAAATCCCGAGGAATCAATCCAGTGAGGTGATTCGAAGCAACGTCAAGCTTATAAAGCTTCCCATTGCGCCCCAGATTCTGGGGCAATTCAAACGTAAAGTTGTTTCCCCACACCTGAAACACTTCAAGATGAGGATAATCGCCTACGAATGACGGTATCGAACCGTAGAGATTGTTTTTGAACAAATTTATAAGCGTAATCTTGTTCAAAGCAGAGAAACTGTCCGGTATCTCCCCTGTAAGTTCATTTATAGAAAGATCAAGCGATTTCAAGCTGATTAAACCAGAGAGTTGAGAAGGGATACGCCCGGTGAGACGGTTGAGTTGAAGGAACAACGAGTGCAAGTGTTTCAAATTGCTCAAACTCGAAGGAATCTCaccggttaggttacagcttgcCATGTCGAGAAGTTCGAGTTGACTCAATGACCCATACTCAGGTGGAATGCCTCCAT contains the following coding sequences:
- the LOC107910708 gene encoding receptor protein kinase CLAVATA1, which encodes MRSFYSYLLCVFSSLLLPFSAIVYGYSDLEVLLLLKSSMIGPKGSGLENWEFSSSPSAHCRFSGVQCDEDFSVVALNVSFAPLFGTIPPEIGLLNKLVNLTISSDSLTGRIPVEMGNLTSLKIFNISNNVFQGSFPGEIFAGMTHLEILDAYNNNFTGVLPIEVVNLKYLKHLSFGGNFFMGEIPEEYSEIQSLEYLGLNGIGLTGKTPSFLARLTNLKYLVIGYFNAYDGGIPPEYGSLSQLELLDMASCNLTGEIPSSLSNLKHLHSLFLQLNRLTGRIPSQLSGLISLKSLDLSINELTGEIPDSFSALNKITLINLFKNNLYGSIPSFVGDYPHLEVFQVWGNNFTFELPQNLGRNGKLYKLDVASNHLTGLIPRDLCKGGRLETLIMMENFFFGPLPEELGNCKSLTKIRIMKNLLNGTIPAGIFNLPLLSIMELGGNFFSGELPSQMSGASLGQLKISNNWISGKIPPAIGNLRSLQVLSLEMNKFSGEIPGEIFNIKFLSKMNISDNNITGEIPPSISRCTSLTSIDFSRNSFTGEIPDGIDELKDLSILNFSRNQLTGEIPAEIRNMISLTTLDLSYNYLVGRIPIGGQFLVFNDSSFTGNLNLCPRHVNCPSLGNQTRGSGHGHAVSFTASKLIITIITFMTALLLIIITVYRIRRKRLQKSRAWKLTAFQRLDFKAEDVLECLKNENVIGKGGAGIVYRGSMPDGLDVAIKRLVGGRNDSGFSAEIQTLGRIRHRNIVRLLGYVSNKDTNLLLYEYMPNGSLGEMLHGPKGAHLQWERRYTIALEAARGLCYLHHDCSPLIIHRDVKSNNILLGEDYEAHVADFGLAKFLQDAGASECMSSIAGSYGYIAPEYAYTLRVDEKSDVYSFGVVLLELIAGRKPVGEFGDGVDIVRWVRKMTSEQPQPSDPASVLAILDPRLSEYPVTAVNHLFKVAMMCVEDESTARPSMREVVHMLTNPPQSAQRPSLLTF